The Candidatus Manganitrophaceae bacterium genome contains a region encoding:
- a CDS encoding NAD(P)(+) transhydrogenase (Re/Si-specific) subunit beta — MITHLIEVAYLLAAASFILGLKFLSSPKTATKGMALSQGGMFLAVVATLLHNDVISYGFILAGIVIGAAIGSLVATKIQMTDMPQMVALLNGFGGLSSALVGASAFYHLSPNIDGYTMTTIGITVLIGTVTLTGSAIAFLKLQGLMSGAPIVFPLQNIVNLVVFVASLSVVGYLIVVPANLMVFLVLVGVAFFLGIMVVIPIGGADMPVVISLLNSYSGIAAAASGFILSNNVLIISGALVGSAGIILSQLMCKAMNRSLSNVLFGAFGQVEAPKEAVVAAPAQAEGQEAPKVISGTPEEAALIFKKAKSVIIVPGYGMAVAQAQHAVKDLANILEKQDTTVKYAVHPVAGRMPGHMNVLLAEANVPYKQLIDMDDINDDFEDTDISLVIGANDVVNPGAETDPNSPIAGMPILWAYKSTQVMVLKRSMRPGFAGIDNELFIRPNTMMIFGDAKSTILKISDALK, encoded by the coding sequence GTGATTACCCATTTAATCGAAGTTGCTTATCTTCTGGCAGCCGCTTCCTTTATCCTCGGTCTGAAGTTCCTGAGTTCGCCAAAAACGGCGACAAAAGGAATGGCTCTCTCACAGGGCGGAATGTTCCTCGCTGTTGTAGCCACCCTGCTCCACAACGACGTAATCAGTTATGGATTCATTCTGGCCGGAATTGTTATCGGTGCGGCCATCGGGTCCTTGGTTGCCACGAAGATACAGATGACGGATATGCCCCAGATGGTCGCGCTCTTAAATGGTTTCGGCGGGCTTTCTTCTGCGCTTGTCGGTGCTTCGGCATTTTATCATCTCAGCCCAAACATCGACGGTTATACCATGACCACTATTGGGATCACGGTCCTCATCGGTACCGTCACATTGACGGGAAGCGCCATTGCCTTCTTAAAGTTACAAGGATTGATGTCCGGCGCACCCATCGTATTCCCCCTTCAAAACATCGTTAACCTAGTAGTATTTGTCGCTTCCCTTAGTGTTGTGGGTTATCTTATTGTTGTACCCGCCAACCTGATGGTCTTTCTCGTTCTGGTCGGTGTTGCCTTCTTTCTCGGAATCATGGTTGTCATCCCCATCGGGGGGGCCGACATGCCTGTGGTGATTTCCCTCTTGAATTCTTATTCTGGGATTGCGGCTGCAGCAAGCGGGTTTATCCTTTCCAATAACGTCCTCATCATCAGCGGGGCCCTTGTCGGATCGGCGGGAATTATCCTCTCACAATTGATGTGCAAGGCGATGAACCGGTCCTTGAGTAATGTTTTGTTCGGCGCCTTCGGTCAGGTTGAAGCCCCGAAAGAAGCGGTCGTGGCCGCACCCGCTCAGGCAGAGGGCCAGGAAGCACCCAAAGTAATAAGCGGAACCCCTGAAGAAGCGGCCCTTATCTTCAAGAAAGCAAAGTCGGTGATCATTGTTCCTGGATATGGCATGGCCGTCGCCCAGGCGCAACATGCAGTAAAGGATCTTGCCAACATTCTAGAAAAACAGGACACTACGGTAAAATACGCCGTTCATCCAGTGGCAGGTCGGATGCCCGGCCATATGAACGTTCTTTTGGCAGAAGCCAACGTCCCCTATAAGCAATTGATCGACATGGACGATATCAACGACGACTTTGAGGATACCGATATCTCCCTCGTCATCGGGGCGAACGATGTGGTGAATCCCGGAGCAGAAACCGATCCAAACAGCCCGATCGCCGGGATGCCGATTCTGTGGGCCTATAAATCGACGCAGGTCATGGTCTTAAAGAGAAGCATGCGGCCCGGTTTTGCCGGAATCGACAATGAACTCTTCATCCGACCCAACACCATGATGATCTTCGGAGATGCAAAAAGCACCATCCTCAAGATATCCGACGCCCTGAAGTAA
- a CDS encoding NAD(P) transhydrogenase subunit alpha yields the protein MSIVSITLFVLASSLGYELITRVPPLLHTPLMSGANAISGITLVGAVLASGSGETNLSTILGLLAVIFATINAVGGFMVTSRMLTMFKPKKSEEKS from the coding sequence ATGTCTATCGTCTCAATTACCCTCTTTGTTCTGGCAAGCTCTCTCGGTTATGAGCTGATCACCAGGGTGCCGCCGCTTCTGCATACCCCCTTGATGTCCGGGGCCAATGCCATTTCCGGGATCACACTCGTCGGGGCCGTTCTCGCCTCCGGATCAGGAGAAACGAACCTCAGTACAATTCTCGGTCTTCTCGCTGTCATCTTTGCCACGATCAACGCGGTGGGAGGCTTCATGGTCACAAGTCGAATGCTCACCATGTTTAAGCCGAAAAAAAGCGAGGAGAAGTCGTGA
- a CDS encoding Re/Si-specific NAD(P)(+) transhydrogenase subunit alpha, translating into MIIAVPKEIIKGENRVAATPDSVGKMIKKGLEVRVESGAGQSAFFSDSDYENAGAKIVPDAASLYADADIVIKVQRPVFNETCGKEEADLMKEGAVLITMLQPLSHPETAQKLASRKVSAFSMDLIPRITRAQRMDVLSSMSSLAGYKAVLIAAASFGKFIPMMTTAAGTLPPAKVLIIGAGVAGLQAIATAKRLGAQVEAFDTRPAVKEQVQSLGATFVELELGDGETEDHGGYAKELSAEHHQKELALIHEHVKGADVVITTALIPGKKAPLLITAEMVSDMKKGSVIIDLAAELGGNCELTRAEEEVLAHGVTIIGVVNLPASLPIHASQMYAKNMTYFFLHLYVNNELTINLDDEITKGALVTHQGKIVNDAVKALVN; encoded by the coding sequence ATGATTATTGCAGTGCCTAAAGAAATTATTAAGGGTGAAAACCGTGTGGCGGCCACTCCGGATTCTGTTGGGAAAATGATAAAAAAGGGGCTTGAGGTTCGGGTTGAATCTGGCGCCGGTCAGAGTGCTTTTTTTTCGGACAGTGACTATGAAAACGCCGGGGCGAAGATCGTTCCAGACGCCGCTTCTCTCTACGCCGATGCCGACATTGTCATTAAGGTTCAACGGCCCGTTTTTAATGAGACCTGCGGAAAAGAGGAGGCCGACCTAATGAAGGAAGGGGCCGTTCTGATCACAATGCTTCAGCCTCTTTCTCATCCGGAGACCGCTCAGAAATTGGCCTCGAGAAAGGTCAGTGCTTTTTCAATGGATCTTATCCCAAGAATCACACGCGCACAAAGAATGGATGTTTTAAGTTCTATGAGCAGTCTTGCCGGTTACAAGGCCGTTCTGATCGCGGCAGCGAGCTTTGGAAAATTCATCCCGATGATGACCACAGCGGCCGGCACGCTTCCGCCCGCAAAGGTTCTCATTATTGGTGCCGGCGTTGCTGGACTTCAGGCCATTGCAACCGCGAAACGGCTTGGTGCACAAGTCGAGGCCTTTGATACCCGACCCGCCGTAAAAGAACAGGTTCAGAGCCTCGGGGCCACATTTGTCGAGTTGGAATTGGGCGATGGGGAGACGGAAGACCACGGCGGATACGCAAAGGAACTCTCTGCCGAACACCACCAAAAAGAGTTGGCCCTGATTCATGAGCATGTCAAGGGAGCCGATGTTGTGATCACAACCGCCCTCATCCCCGGCAAGAAAGCACCGCTGCTTATCACGGCCGAGATGGTTTCAGATATGAAAAAAGGGTCCGTCATTATCGACCTTGCCGCAGAACTGGGTGGAAATTGCGAGTTGACCCGGGCCGAAGAAGAGGTGCTTGCACACGGCGTGACCATCATCGGGGTTGTGAACCTTCCCGCTTCGCTTCCGATTCATGCAAGCCAGATGTACGCGAAAAACATGACCTACTTTTTTCTTCACCTCTATGTCAACAATGAACTGACAATTAATCTGGATGACGAGATCACTAAAGGCGCACTGGTAACACACCAGGGCAAAATTGTGAACGACGCAGTCAAGGCCTTGGTGAACTAA
- a CDS encoding NAD(+) kinase, whose product MKKIGLALKPNHPQGEGTRKKLAAWLKEQNKEVFFINPPDQNAGPLPSLDLIIVLGGDGTLLSVARLFGEMNIPILGVNLGSLGFLTEITLDELYPDLEKILKDEFLHDPRLTLQSFIQRKEEQYPQPTVLNDITIHKGALSNLIKLRITINDQFVTSLRADGLIISSPTGSTAYSLSSGGPIVHPSVDAIVLTPISPHTLTNRPIVVPSSAKINVALKEHEKGPVVMLDGQDVFPLEGEDVVHIEAGRQRIKLIRSPHRNYYQVLRQKLKWGDN is encoded by the coding sequence ATGAAGAAGATAGGCCTTGCCCTCAAGCCCAATCACCCGCAAGGGGAAGGAACACGTAAAAAACTTGCCGCATGGCTCAAAGAACAAAATAAGGAAGTTTTCTTCATCAATCCTCCCGACCAAAACGCTGGTCCTCTTCCTTCTCTCGACCTGATTATTGTCCTCGGTGGAGACGGGACACTCCTCTCCGTTGCACGCTTGTTCGGGGAGATGAACATCCCGATCCTGGGTGTTAATCTGGGGAGCCTTGGTTTCCTGACGGAGATCACACTTGATGAACTCTATCCCGACCTGGAAAAAATCCTGAAAGATGAGTTTTTACATGATCCACGATTGACCTTGCAGAGCTTCATTCAAAGAAAAGAAGAGCAATACCCGCAACCGACCGTTTTGAATGATATCACCATTCATAAGGGAGCCCTCTCCAACCTGATTAAATTGCGCATCACCATCAATGACCAGTTTGTCACCTCATTGCGTGCCGACGGCCTGATCATCTCCAGCCCGACCGGGTCCACCGCTTACTCGCTCTCTTCGGGCGGGCCGATTGTTCACCCCTCTGTCGATGCTATTGTCTTAACCCCGATTTCGCCACATACCTTGACAAATCGACCGATAGTCGTCCCAAGCTCTGCCAAGATCAATGTTGCCCTGAAGGAACATGAAAAAGGCCCTGTCGTTATGCTCGACGGTCAAGATGTCTTTCCTCTTGAAGGGGAAGATGTAGTTCACATTGAGGCAGGCCGGCAACGAATCAAGCTCATCCGTTCGCCTCACCGAAATTATTACCAGGTCCTCCGGCAGAAATTGAAATGGGGTGACAATTGA
- a CDS encoding tetratricopeptide repeat protein, with the protein MSYKIRVRKEASIQAYVAHWSESMLNWVTANLKRVISFIVLIVVIGGAFLAVKYMAVGSDEKATVLETEASSLLHDPIPLPEPIEEGEDPPEILTQKERYQKSVELYGEILGKHPDTPTAMIAQYEIGNVYFELEEFDLALEGYRTFIQRYPEKKDLVAIVQLKLGYLQQRRGDHQSARDSFRALYESESAWNRDQAGFELARSLEEEGTEEKAKEIYEKISEDFAQSPWSAEAKARFIMLTSSFETDSSSDDLSAVEVRDEAEKEAVKVEGEGLDAENGPVE; encoded by the coding sequence ATGTCTTATAAAATCCGGGTCAGAAAAGAAGCGTCGATACAGGCGTATGTCGCCCACTGGTCAGAGTCAATGCTTAATTGGGTGACCGCCAACTTAAAGCGGGTCATCTCTTTCATCGTCCTTATCGTTGTCATAGGGGGCGCATTCCTTGCCGTAAAATACATGGCCGTGGGTTCGGATGAAAAGGCCACTGTACTAGAAACCGAAGCTTCCAGTCTGCTTCATGATCCTATCCCTCTCCCGGAACCAATTGAAGAAGGGGAGGATCCCCCCGAAATTTTAACCCAGAAAGAGCGATATCAGAAGTCGGTCGAGCTTTATGGTGAGATCCTGGGAAAACATCCGGACACTCCAACCGCAATGATCGCCCAATACGAGATCGGGAATGTCTACTTTGAATTAGAAGAATTTGATCTGGCTTTAGAAGGGTATCGTACTTTTATTCAAAGGTATCCAGAAAAAAAAGATCTGGTTGCAATTGTTCAGCTTAAACTGGGATATCTTCAACAAAGAAGAGGGGATCACCAGAGCGCAAGAGATTCTTTTCGCGCGCTATACGAATCAGAGAGTGCGTGGAATCGGGATCAGGCCGGTTTTGAGTTGGCCCGGTCACTTGAAGAAGAAGGCACAGAGGAAAAGGCCAAGGAGATCTACGAAAAGATCTCAGAGGATTTCGCCCAATCTCCCTGGAGCGCAGAAGCCAAAGCCCGGTTTATTATGCTGACTTCATCTTTTGAAACAGACTCATCTTCTGACGATCTTTCCGCAGTCGAGGTCAGGGATGAGGCTGAAAAAGAAGCAGTCAAAGTAGAAGGTGAAGGTCTTGATGCGGAGAACGGACCGGTAGAATAA
- a CDS encoding LysM peptidoglycan-binding domain-containing protein: MIEYSLLLEKHHQSENLPSILVWGSDCQSNTILKGVFLRNYFIIGILLLLPLVSSPGASAFVSPLGSTTARLPEDSFDESIIPDSTILIPFTAASFEALDKTIGETPEETSNNQPVLPGPILLKPFTDLVIEALLKEIEATNNEEADKKSEQTPLEELEEIDSHPPSDGFHSESGEEIRTEAPKIEPLPTPVVTYDIPIIQNKAVDKYILLFQTRLRKNFEKWLVRSGRYVPMMREILREHDLPQDLVYLALIESGFNPKAFSRARASGPWQFISATGKNYGLRINRWIDERRDPVKSTHAAAKYLKDLYRMFDTWPLAMASYNAGEGRIRRALRKTRTKDFWELRKTRRIHRETRNYVPKFMAAILIAKDPEKYGFHVKYEEPVPHEEVIIRQVTYLSSIAKASNISLKELKTFNPELKRSITPPNLSIYRLKLPVGRKEIFLANFSPEKEKKVVIGKTFKHRVRRGETVSSIARKYGVSMQALFVANSLSRRGFIRAGQRLTISNGFDDTDIHHVRRGESLSTIARKYRVSLRRLLQVNHLRKTSVIQPGQALVVPNRSFTTTRRGHKHRIRRGETISSIARKYAIRMSRLLKANRLRKTSIIRAGHYLVIP; the protein is encoded by the coding sequence ATGATCGAATATTCGTTATTATTAGAGAAACATCATCAATCGGAAAATCTTCCGAGCATCCTAGTCTGGGGTTCTGACTGCCAAAGCAATACAATTCTTAAGGGGGTTTTTTTGCGTAATTATTTTATCATCGGCATTTTACTCTTGTTACCTCTCGTCTCCTCCCCTGGAGCGTCTGCCTTTGTCTCTCCGCTTGGAAGCACCACGGCCAGACTTCCGGAAGATTCCTTTGATGAATCCATCATCCCGGATTCGACCATTCTCATCCCATTCACGGCAGCCTCATTTGAGGCTCTGGATAAAACAATTGGGGAAACCCCAGAAGAAACCTCTAATAACCAGCCGGTTCTTCCCGGACCCATCCTTCTAAAACCCTTCACAGATCTTGTCATCGAAGCCTTGCTCAAAGAAATCGAGGCCACAAATAACGAGGAAGCAGACAAAAAGAGTGAACAGACACCCCTTGAGGAACTGGAAGAAATAGATTCACACCCGCCGTCCGATGGATTTCACTCCGAGTCTGGAGAAGAGATCCGAACAGAAGCACCAAAAATTGAACCGCTCCCCACTCCCGTTGTTACCTATGACATTCCAATTATCCAGAACAAGGCTGTCGATAAATACATTCTCCTCTTCCAGACGCGACTCAGAAAGAACTTTGAAAAATGGCTCGTCCGCTCAGGCCGCTATGTTCCCATGATGCGTGAGATCTTACGTGAGCACGACCTCCCTCAGGACCTTGTTTATCTCGCCTTGATTGAAAGTGGTTTTAACCCAAAGGCCTTTTCCCGTGCAAGGGCCTCAGGCCCTTGGCAGTTTATTAGCGCGACGGGGAAAAATTATGGCCTGAGAATTAATCGATGGATCGATGAAAGGCGCGATCCCGTAAAGTCCACGCACGCCGCCGCGAAATATCTCAAGGATCTCTATCGCATGTTCGACACATGGCCCTTGGCAATGGCTTCTTATAATGCGGGTGAAGGACGGATTCGACGGGCGCTCAGAAAGACCCGGACAAAAGATTTCTGGGAGCTCAGAAAAACAAGGCGGATCCACAGGGAAACCCGCAACTACGTTCCAAAATTCATGGCGGCCATCCTGATCGCTAAAGATCCTGAAAAATATGGCTTTCATGTAAAATATGAGGAACCGGTTCCTCACGAAGAGGTGATCATCCGCCAAGTGACTTATCTGAGTTCCATTGCAAAGGCGTCCAATATCTCCCTTAAGGAGCTCAAAACATTCAATCCCGAACTGAAGCGTTCAATCACCCCCCCGAACCTCTCTATTTACCGCCTTAAACTTCCTGTGGGGAGGAAAGAGATCTTTTTGGCAAACTTTTCTCCTGAAAAAGAGAAGAAGGTTGTCATTGGAAAAACCTTCAAGCACCGGGTTCGCAGAGGGGAAACCGTCTCTTCTATCGCACGTAAATATGGCGTCAGCATGCAGGCACTTTTTGTTGCAAATTCCCTTTCGAGACGGGGCTTCATCCGGGCGGGTCAACGTCTTACAATCAGTAATGGATTTGACGATACAGACATCCACCATGTTCGTCGGGGAGAATCGCTCAGCACCATCGCAAGAAAATATCGCGTTTCGCTACGACGTCTTCTTCAAGTCAACCATCTCAGGAAAACCAGCGTGATTCAACCGGGGCAGGCCCTTGTTGTCCCGAATAGAAGTTTTACGACGACCCGTCGAGGACATAAACATCGCATCCGAAGGGGTGAGACGATTAGTTCAATCGCACGAAAATACGCCATAAGAATGAGCCGACTGCTCAAAGCCAACCGGCTGAGAAAAACCAGCATTATCCGGGCCGGACATTATCTTGTCATTCCGTAA
- a CDS encoding efflux RND transporter periplasmic adaptor subunit, which yields MMKSRLFFVFIIFSGLVFAFAGVPFYKAPEKLDYLERVGLIEATEVHLSAKISERIKALPVQEGDHVAANTLVVRLDDEEMKAEVLQAEANVRRGEAELLNVKAKIAKEKVYLKEAKRNFKRVFHLREEELVSISDLDHVQTLLDLSRAELHAEKTALHSAEADLAERQAQLRLVQVRVKEGMIYTPISGVVTLRAFEVGEMVSPGVTILAIIDPESIWARVDLDEGELGKIQLGNRAEIRVSSMKGRSFEGRVTEIGEAGGFATQRDTTRGRQDIKTFRIKVRIASPTGLLKAGMTAKVRIFFKGAMDERQVDRQ from the coding sequence ATGATGAAAAGTCGTCTCTTTTTTGTATTTATTATTTTTTCAGGACTGGTTTTTGCTTTTGCCGGAGTTCCTTTCTACAAAGCACCGGAGAAGCTGGATTATCTGGAAAGAGTGGGGCTGATCGAAGCAACGGAGGTCCACTTAAGCGCAAAGATCTCGGAACGGATCAAGGCATTGCCAGTTCAGGAAGGAGACCACGTTGCGGCCAATACGCTTGTCGTACGACTGGATGACGAAGAAATGAAGGCCGAGGTCTTGCAGGCGGAGGCGAATGTTCGACGGGGTGAGGCGGAGTTGTTAAACGTAAAGGCAAAAATTGCGAAAGAGAAGGTCTACCTCAAGGAGGCAAAGCGAAACTTTAAACGGGTTTTCCACCTTCGAGAAGAAGAATTGGTTTCGATTTCCGACCTTGACCATGTGCAAACCTTACTTGATCTTTCCAGGGCAGAGCTCCATGCTGAAAAAACCGCGCTTCATTCAGCAGAGGCAGACCTTGCAGAGCGGCAGGCCCAGCTCCGCCTGGTTCAGGTCAGAGTCAAAGAAGGGATGATCTACACGCCTATTTCCGGTGTTGTAACACTGCGGGCCTTTGAGGTGGGTGAGATGGTCTCACCGGGCGTCACCATTCTGGCCATTATTGATCCCGAATCGATATGGGCGCGTGTCGATCTCGATGAAGGAGAGCTTGGAAAAATTCAACTGGGAAATCGGGCGGAGATTAGGGTCTCGTCCATGAAGGGAAGATCTTTTGAAGGAAGGGTTACCGAGATCGGCGAGGCCGGTGGATTTGCAACCCAGCGTGATACCACACGCGGGAGACAGGATATTAAAACATTTCGCATCAAAGTTCGGATTGCTTCTCCGACAGGTTTGTTGAAAGCAGGCATGACGGCAAAGGTTCGGATATTCTTCAAGGGTGCAATGGATGAGCGTCAGGTGGACAGGCAATAA
- a CDS encoding ATP-binding cassette domain-containing protein, which yields MANAIVVKELVKRYGSLYAVDHISFEVTAGECFGSLGPNGAGKTTLIRMLTGLIRKTEGEAFVAGHNVTINPDQVRRAIGVVSQAMTTDLDLSGWENLDIYARYYEVPLRERKARIGMLLDLIGLAPRAGDLVATYSGGMRRRLEIARGLIHHPRILFLDEPTIGLDPQSRRVVWELLQQFRREEELTVFLTTHYMDEADLLCDRIAIIDNGKIITMNTPENLKKEIPGNDIINVTFEGGNTNEQIETIIGEVESLPFVHQVIRHQGGKKNEPEILNIYSDNGAQAIPILLKSLQVRGMKVLAMGLKQQTLEDVFIHYTGRSIRSEGGQKVNYLIGAGLPRRWGN from the coding sequence ATGGCAAACGCGATTGTCGTTAAGGAATTGGTTAAGCGTTATGGTTCTCTGTACGCCGTCGATCATATTAGTTTCGAGGTGACGGCGGGGGAGTGTTTTGGTTCGCTGGGTCCCAATGGCGCCGGAAAGACAACCTTGATCCGTATGCTAACAGGACTCATTCGGAAAACAGAAGGGGAAGCCTTTGTCGCCGGGCACAATGTTACCATAAATCCGGATCAGGTTCGCCGCGCGATTGGAGTGGTTTCCCAGGCAATGACGACCGATCTTGATCTGAGCGGATGGGAAAACCTCGACATCTACGCGAGATATTATGAAGTTCCCCTGAGGGAGAGGAAGGCCCGAATCGGGATGCTCCTGGACCTAATCGGATTGGCACCCCGGGCCGGAGATCTGGTTGCGACCTACTCAGGCGGGATGCGGCGGCGGCTTGAGATCGCGAGAGGATTGATTCACCATCCCAGAATCCTTTTCCTTGACGAACCGACCATTGGTCTTGATCCTCAGTCACGTCGTGTCGTGTGGGAATTGCTTCAGCAATTTCGCCGGGAAGAGGAATTAACCGTTTTTTTGACGACGCATTATATGGATGAAGCAGATCTTCTTTGCGATCGTATTGCCATTATTGACAACGGGAAGATCATCACAATGAATACCCCCGAAAACCTCAAGAAGGAAATCCCAGGGAATGATATCATTAATGTGACATTCGAGGGGGGAAATACAAATGAACAGATTGAAACGATCATCGGGGAAGTAGAATCCCTCCCTTTTGTTCATCAAGTCATCCGTCATCAAGGCGGAAAAAAAAACGAACCTGAGATTCTAAATATTTATTCCGACAATGGAGCGCAAGCTATTCCGATATTATTGAAAAGCCTGCAGGTGCGTGGAATGAAGGTCCTGGCGATGGGATTAAAACAGCAGACACTGGAGGACGTCTTTATCCACTATACCGGACGATCCATTCGCTCGGAAGGCGGGCAAAAAGTAAATTATCTGATCGGCGCAGGATTACCGAGACGGTGGGGGAATTAA
- a CDS encoding ABC transporter permease, with the protein MMRVWAFVERDLRKFVRNPLAMFSTILLPIVYLLIIGNAFQGTLKNLPLAVVDLDHGPYSRRMLDRLYSIEAGPKTIRVIAEYDPAVAEADVRSGKLKGALIIPPHFSRDILRGTGPQLGLLLDNTDSVAAIALNQAVSGALAFLEIDSVPIRADLKAPRVLPVELYRRIDYDASIVPGAVIMSIFMGAMITGAFNLVMDRYLGVHESYLSTPLTRRDIVLGIMISGVLVTTLVGLFVLGAGIWLTGLPVAGGAASFFAVLLVIVLTALGLLGMMCILMSRVDHPRIVGLFGGFLNIILFFPSGAVYPIESFPPWLRAFTRYNPETYAVHALKSILFKGAQWDAIQGDLAFLGGFTLVMFLLSTWMYRRTL; encoded by the coding sequence ATGATGCGGGTTTGGGCCTTTGTTGAGCGGGATTTAAGGAAGTTCGTTCGGAACCCCCTGGCCATGTTCTCCACAATCCTGCTCCCGATTGTTTATCTCCTTATTATTGGAAACGCGTTTCAGGGGACACTCAAAAATTTGCCTCTGGCCGTGGTCGATCTGGATCATGGCCCATATTCGAGGCGAATGCTGGACCGTCTTTATTCGATTGAGGCCGGCCCGAAAACCATTCGCGTCATTGCTGAATATGATCCGGCGGTGGCGGAGGCCGATGTTCGATCCGGAAAATTGAAAGGGGCGTTGATTATCCCGCCTCATTTTTCAAGAGACATTTTGCGTGGGACCGGTCCTCAGCTCGGCCTGCTCCTTGACAATACCGATTCGGTGGCTGCAATCGCCCTGAACCAGGCCGTGTCAGGGGCGCTCGCTTTTCTGGAGATTGACTCTGTCCCGATTCGTGCCGACTTAAAGGCGCCACGTGTTCTTCCTGTCGAATTGTACCGGAGAATTGACTATGATGCTTCGATTGTTCCGGGGGCGGTCATCATGTCCATTTTTATGGGGGCGATGATCACAGGGGCCTTCAACCTGGTGATGGACCGCTACCTCGGGGTTCATGAATCCTATCTTTCTACCCCCCTAACAAGAAGAGATATCGTACTTGGAATCATGATCTCCGGCGTTCTCGTCACAACACTTGTGGGACTCTTTGTTCTGGGTGCTGGAATCTGGCTGACCGGGTTGCCGGTAGCGGGCGGCGCGGCTTCTTTTTTTGCTGTCCTTCTGGTGATTGTCCTGACGGCCCTGGGTCTTTTAGGGATGATGTGTATACTCATGTCGCGTGTTGACCACCCCAGGATTGTCGGTCTGTTTGGTGGATTCCTGAATATCATTCTCTTCTTTCCAAGCGGTGCAGTGTATCCGATTGAGAGTTTTCCACCCTGGCTGCGTGCGTTTACACGATACAACCCGGAGACCTATGCCGTTCACGCATTAAAGTCAATTCTTTTCAAAGGGGCACAATGGGATGCCATTCAGGGCGATCTTGCTTTCCTGGGGGGCTTCACTCTGGTGATGTTTCTTTTATCAACCTGGATGTATAGGAGAACACTTTAA